One genomic segment of Hugenholtzia roseola DSM 9546 includes these proteins:
- a CDS encoding glucosaminidase domain-containing protein codes for MLPSLQRFEYKPLFQKEFNFHIPYGSRRYDFKVIINDIRLLTLFIIVVLFVGIVQFFGTYYASLMFFNGFQEDPQGAVIAQLENKDLDKYALDPEAEEDFVVKKQRLIAAVLIKAKASRLDQLSDKEIVQLNHQIAKLFIEEALPLAKPEPHVKQFFTDTSDLNKIVTALTEQTKYHVPASIKLAQAALETAYGKRVVENNYFGIKDRKQKTTPITTTEYYTEAEYQMNKSKVVSKEVLQKAGKVLYKCKIKDSFSAYQTPWESFRAHSLFLSTQPRYAPLFTKGKRYDEWANLIGSTKYGGVGYATSPHYGEMLKKIIKRYHLDLLDH; via the coding sequence ATGCTTCCTTCTCTACAAAGATTCGAGTACAAGCCCTTATTTCAGAAAGAATTTAACTTTCACATTCCATACGGCAGTAGGCGGTATGATTTTAAGGTCATTATCAATGACATCCGCCTGCTTACGCTTTTTATAATTGTGGTGCTTTTTGTAGGAATCGTCCAATTTTTCGGGACATACTACGCCTCCCTTATGTTTTTTAATGGCTTTCAGGAAGACCCGCAAGGGGCTGTCATTGCCCAATTAGAAAACAAAGATTTGGATAAGTACGCCTTAGACCCCGAAGCAGAGGAAGATTTTGTGGTAAAAAAGCAGCGTCTTATTGCAGCAGTGCTTATTAAAGCCAAAGCCTCGCGTTTAGACCAGCTTAGTGATAAAGAAATCGTACAATTAAACCACCAAATTGCAAAACTTTTTATAGAAGAAGCCCTCCCCCTTGCCAAACCCGAGCCACACGTCAAGCAATTTTTTACAGACACCTCCGACCTCAATAAAATCGTTACTGCCCTAACCGAGCAGACGAAATACCACGTGCCTGCCTCCATCAAATTGGCACAGGCAGCCTTAGAAACGGCATACGGCAAGCGAGTAGTAGAAAATAATTATTTCGGCATCAAAGATAGAAAACAAAAAACTACGCCCATTACCACCACCGAATACTACACCGAAGCCGAGTATCAGATGAATAAAAGCAAAGTCGTGAGCAAGGAAGTGCTACAAAAGGCGGGCAAAGTTTTGTATAAATGCAAAATCAAGGATAGCTTTTCCGCCTACCAAACCCCTTGGGAGTCTTTTCGCGCCCATTCCCTTTTCCTTTCCACACAGCCGCGCTATGCACCACTTTTTACAAAAGGCAAGCGATACGACGAATGGGCAAACCTCATCGGCTCTACCAAATATGGCGGCGTAGGCTATGCCACTTCGCCTCATTATGGCGAAATGCTCAAAAAAATTATCAAGCGATACCACCTCGACCTTTTAGACCATTAA
- a CDS encoding PKD domain-containing protein — MKKNFHTWYFWVIALFLSLAVVGCKDKEDPAPKPVANFNFTPDAPEAGQAVIFTNLSTDAETYEWTFGDGGTSTDRNPSHTYATAGSFTIKLVAKGKGGEAEVTKNITVTSSEPDPVADFTFAPQTDIKVGDQVTFTNRSSNAATYEWNFGDGGTSTSPSPRYRFTEQGTFTVTLTAKSPSGAKTSTKTATITVQGVTLVTLETVTVTGYDFDAMREWFGDEDGNPADISELNLSLLIYEAPLPERLTIADALWSPIANNTILVVPLTEGSLPASPFGLSSTNLGITAPRIDSNTALSFVFLHFDSDGQFGDAGGLYIADVIEEVDLSPFAQSQPSEVTLDALGVVAGIEVSLGLTW; from the coding sequence ATGAAAAAAAATTTCCACACGTGGTATTTCTGGGTAATTGCTCTCTTCCTTTCCCTTGCCGTAGTTGGTTGTAAAGACAAAGAAGACCCTGCACCAAAGCCCGTAGCGAATTTCAACTTCACCCCTGACGCACCCGAAGCAGGGCAAGCCGTTATTTTCACCAACCTTAGCACAGATGCTGAAACCTACGAATGGACATTTGGCGACGGCGGCACTTCTACCGATAGAAACCCCTCACATACTTACGCTACCGCTGGCTCTTTCACCATCAAATTGGTAGCAAAAGGCAAAGGTGGCGAAGCGGAAGTAACCAAAAACATCACCGTTACTTCTTCTGAACCCGACCCCGTAGCAGACTTTACTTTCGCGCCACAGACAGACATCAAAGTAGGCGACCAAGTTACTTTCACCAACCGCAGCTCGAATGCCGCTACTTATGAGTGGAACTTTGGCGACGGTGGCACTTCTACCTCACCAAGCCCACGCTACCGTTTCACCGAACAAGGCACTTTCACAGTAACCTTGACAGCGAAAAGCCCAAGCGGTGCAAAAACAAGCACTAAAACCGCTACCATCACCGTACAAGGCGTAACCCTTGTAACCTTAGAAACTGTAACCGTTACAGGCTACGACTTCGATGCGATGAGAGAGTGGTTCGGCGACGAAGATGGCAACCCTGCCGACATCAGCGAATTGAACCTTTCACTTCTTATCTATGAAGCTCCCCTTCCTGAACGCTTGACTATCGCCGACGCACTTTGGTCGCCTATTGCCAACAACACCATCTTAGTAGTGCCTCTTACAGAAGGTTCGCTTCCTGCCAGCCCATTTGGGTTGTCAAGCACCAATTTGGGCATCACAGCACCACGCATTGATAGCAATACTGCCCTTTCTTTTGTATTCCTTCACTTCGACTCTGACGGTCAGTTTGGCGACGCAGGCGGTCTTTACATTGCCGACGTAATCGAAGAGGTAGATTTATCACCTTTCGCACAAAGCCAGCCAAGTGAAGTAACCTTAGATGCCTTAGGCGTAGTAGCGGGCATTGAAGTAAGTTTAGGACTTACTTGGTAA
- the coaBC gene encoding bifunctional phosphopantothenoylcysteine decarboxylase/phosphopantothenate--cysteine ligase CoaBC has product MKNTLVVKTRVFFLDSFRIFFGFLLARIFWQGLIKMLILLLIFGRIHFLMNFMSETENFLYGKKILVGVSGSIAAYKSALLVRLLVKAGAQVRVLMSEAAQSFITPLTLATLSKNEVLTSWANEQNGVWHNHVELGLWADVLLFYPASAHTVAKMANGLCDNLLVATYLSARCPVWFAPAMDLDMYAHPSFRRNVASLISFGNHLIEAEEGELASGLEGKGRVAEPEKVVALLSHFFEKQAIQDEQKKKITQHLAGKKVLISAGATKEALDPVRYLSNHSTGKMGFALAKAAQQAGAEVFVVSGATQLHAQFANMPRFHLFAVESAAQMLARMQEIAPQADVVIFAAAVSDYRPAEIAPTKIKKNEETLTLQLIKNPDIAFLLGQKKKSHQFHVGFALETNNEIQHAKEKLHKKNFDLIVLNSLQEEGAGFGHDTNKIYILDGQSTKEFKLKTKQAVADDIWQEVVFRLEQKGRRKKFEIGQNPNFAEED; this is encoded by the coding sequence TTGAAAAATACCCTTGTTGTCAAGACAAGGGTATTTTTTTTGGATTCCTTTCGGATTTTTTTTGGATTCCTTTTGGCGCGTATTTTTTGGCAGGGTTTGATAAAAATGCTTATCTTGCTGCTCATATTTGGTAGGATACACTTTTTAATGAATTTTATGTCGGAAACAGAAAACTTTTTGTACGGGAAAAAAATTTTAGTGGGCGTTAGTGGTAGCATTGCCGCCTACAAATCAGCCCTTTTGGTGCGGCTTTTGGTAAAGGCGGGTGCGCAGGTTCGTGTTTTGATGAGCGAGGCGGCACAAAGTTTTATCACCCCCCTGACGTTGGCTACACTTTCGAAAAATGAAGTCCTGACCAGTTGGGCAAACGAGCAAAATGGCGTTTGGCACAATCACGTAGAGCTTGGGCTTTGGGCAGATGTGCTGCTTTTTTACCCTGCCTCTGCCCATACAGTTGCAAAGATGGCAAATGGGCTTTGCGATAATTTGCTTGTCGCGACTTATCTTTCAGCGCGTTGCCCTGTTTGGTTTGCCCCTGCTATGGATTTGGATATGTATGCGCACCCTTCTTTTAGGCGCAATGTTGCCTCGCTTATCAGTTTTGGCAATCACCTCATTGAAGCCGAGGAGGGCGAATTGGCAAGCGGTTTAGAAGGAAAAGGCAGAGTGGCAGAGCCAGAAAAAGTAGTGGCTTTGCTATCCCATTTTTTTGAGAAACAAGCGATTCAAGACGAACAAAAAAAGAAAATTACGCAACATTTGGCAGGGAAAAAAGTGCTTATCAGCGCAGGCGCAACCAAAGAAGCCCTCGACCCTGTGCGCTATCTTAGCAATCATTCCACAGGCAAGATGGGTTTTGCCTTAGCAAAGGCAGCACAGCAGGCAGGAGCAGAAGTTTTTGTCGTCAGCGGTGCTACACAACTGCATGCGCAATTTGCCAATATGCCGCGTTTTCACCTTTTTGCCGTAGAAAGTGCCGCCCAGATGCTTGCTCGCATGCAGGAGATTGCTCCACAAGCCGATGTCGTTATCTTTGCAGCAGCCGTTTCCGATTATCGCCCTGCCGAAATTGCACCTACAAAAATCAAAAAGAACGAAGAAACGCTAACTTTACAGCTGATTAAAAATCCTGATATTGCCTTTCTTTTGGGTCAGAAAAAAAAGAGCCATCAATTTCATGTCGGTTTTGCCCTCGAAACCAATAACGAAATCCAGCATGCAAAAGAAAAGCTGCACAAGAAAAATTTTGACCTTATCGTACTCAATTCCCTACAAGAAGAAGGGGCAGGCTTCGGACACGACACCAATAAAATTTATATTCTTGATGGGCAAAGTACCAAAGAGTTTAAACTCAAAACCAAACAAGCCGTAGCCGACGATATTTGGCAGGAAGTAGTCTTTCGTTTGGAACAAAAAGGCAGGCGAAAGAAGTTTGAAATCGGACAAAACCCTAACTTTGCAGAGGAGGACTAA
- a CDS encoding YtxH domain-containing protein, whose protein sequence is MANNSDNTNLITFIAGLAVGALVGVLLAPDSGERTRGKIAKKSNELLEDLEGQLEIAKHKVNQFSDVVREKAGTVADDVKSRAGSLRTRVNGTAVSEEQEA, encoded by the coding sequence ATGGCAAATAATTCAGATAACACAAATCTTATCACCTTTATCGCAGGTTTGGCAGTGGGCGCATTAGTAGGCGTTTTGCTTGCACCCGATTCGGGCGAGCGCACACGCGGCAAAATCGCTAAAAAATCCAACGAACTTTTAGAAGACTTAGAAGGACAGTTGGAAATTGCCAAGCACAAAGTCAATCAATTTAGTGATGTAGTACGCGAAAAGGCAGGCACAGTAGCCGACGATGTCAAGTCGCGTGCAGGCTCATTGCGCACTCGTGTCAATGGCACAGCGGTAAGCGAAGAGCAAGAGGCTTAG
- a CDS encoding MmcQ/YjbR family DNA-binding protein, translating to MTLSQFKAFCLQFKGVTEEYPFDETTLAFKVGGKIFALADTAQFSSLNLKCDPEKALELRARTESVRGGYHMNKKHWNTIDVVGELDDTELKFWISHAYDLVFKGLPKKRQAEILESQP from the coding sequence ATGACGCTTTCCCAATTCAAAGCCTTTTGCCTACAATTCAAAGGCGTAACGGAAGAATACCCTTTCGATGAAACGACCTTAGCCTTTAAGGTAGGAGGTAAAATTTTTGCACTCGCCGACACAGCCCAATTTAGCAGCCTCAATCTCAAATGCGACCCCGAAAAAGCACTCGAACTGCGCGCGCGAACCGAATCGGTGCGCGGGGGCTACCACATGAACAAAAAGCATTGGAATACGATTGATGTAGTAGGAGAATTAGATGATACGGAACTCAAATTTTGGATAAGCCATGCCTACGATTTAGTCTTCAAGGGGCTTCCCAAAAAAAGGCAAGCCGAAATTTTGGAAAGCCAACCTTAG